In the Grimontia kaedaensis genome, one interval contains:
- a CDS encoding YSC84-related protein — protein sequence MRALARIASSVVILLASVFAPLSHAEPDAELFADTRAALANFHRFEQVKPFFEKAYGYAVFPSVGKGGFWIGGAYGNGLVYQGNQTVAEAELIQVSVGLTFGGQAFSEILFFEDKETFDSFMSGSFELGAQASATALTEGAAAHVGTTGTSASAGSAQSKAYYINGIAIFTQAKGGLMIEAALAGQKFNIEPLGN from the coding sequence ATGCGCGCCTTGGCCAGAATTGCGTCTTCCGTTGTTATCCTTTTAGCATCAGTCTTTGCTCCACTTTCCCATGCAGAGCCAGATGCCGAACTCTTTGCTGACACCCGTGCTGCATTGGCGAACTTTCATCGCTTCGAACAGGTAAAACCTTTCTTTGAAAAAGCTTATGGATACGCAGTATTTCCATCGGTAGGCAAAGGTGGCTTCTGGATTGGCGGCGCATATGGCAATGGACTGGTTTACCAAGGCAATCAAACGGTTGCCGAAGCCGAGTTGATTCAGGTGTCGGTAGGACTGACCTTCGGTGGGCAGGCATTCAGCGAGATACTTTTCTTTGAAGACAAAGAAACCTTCGACAGTTTTATGTCGGGCAGCTTTGAGCTCGGAGCGCAGGCTTCTGCCACCGCTTTAACTGAAGGCGCAGCAGCACATGTCGGCACGACAGGCACCTCAGCGAGTGCCGGAAGTGCCCAATCCAAAGCCTATTACATCAATGGCATTGCCATTTTCACCCAAGCTAAGGGCGGCTTAATGATCGAAGCTGCATTGGCCGGACAAAAATTCAATATCGAGCCGCTGGGGAATTAA
- a CDS encoding zinc ribbon-containing protein has translation MSEQKAEYKVLVERISEALKHSPEELQRWLDLSEKYVKAASDMTKDELALIEAYFKRDVQEFGARYNEPEENKDDGQLFRDLIANTLWEQLAEITDKTQLEWREVLQDIQHHGVYNAGEVVGLGILICEKCGNQTEHTHVDVLTPCIKCGSKEFSRKPFPA, from the coding sequence ATGTCAGAGCAAAAAGCGGAGTACAAGGTGCTGGTCGAACGGATCAGCGAAGCACTAAAGCACAGCCCTGAAGAGTTACAACGTTGGCTGGATTTGTCTGAAAAGTACGTGAAAGCGGCGTCAGACATGACCAAAGATGAGCTTGCCCTTATCGAAGCTTATTTCAAACGTGATGTGCAGGAATTTGGTGCGCGTTACAACGAGCCGGAAGAGAACAAAGATGATGGTCAGCTGTTTCGTGACCTGATTGCCAACACATTGTGGGAACAGCTTGCGGAAATCACAGATAAAACTCAACTGGAGTGGCGCGAGGTGCTTCAGGACATTCAGCATCATGGTGTTTATAACGCCGGTGAAGTGGTTGGGCTCGGTATCTTAATTTGTGAGAAATGTGGCAATCAGACTGAGCACACCCATGTGGATGTGCTGACGCCATGCATTAAATGTGGCAGTAAAGAATTCAGTCGTAAGCCGTTTCCTGCATAG
- the leuS gene encoding leucine--tRNA ligase — MQEQYRPQDIEPKVQADWDKNKTFVVQEDPSKEKFYCLSMFPYPSGRLHMGHVRNYTIGDVISRYQRLQGKNVMQPIGWDAFGLPAENAAVKNKTAPAPWTYENIEYMKNQLKMLGFGYDWEREFATCTPEYYRWEQEFFTKLYEKGLVYKKMSTVNWDPVDQTVLANEQVVDGRGWRSGAIVEQKEIPQWFIKITEYAQELIDDLDNLDGWPEMVKTMQRNWIGRSEGVELKFEVKGQADLEVYTTRPDTLMGVTYVGIAAGHPLATIAAETNPELAAFIEECKNTKVAEAELATMEKKGMATGLTAIHPLNGREVPVYVANFVLMDYGTGAVMAVPAHDQRDFEFATKYGLNIEPVILAEDGNAPDISEAAHTEKGALFNSGEFDGLSFEQAFDAIAEKLESEGKGHKTVNFRLRDWGVSRQRYWGAPIPMVTTEDGEVHPVPADQLPVILPEDVVMDGVTSPIKADKTWAETTYNGQPALRETDTFDTFMESSWYYARYCSPKADEILDSEAANYWLPVDQYIGGIEHAVMHLLYSRFFHKLLRDAGYVTSDEPFKRLLCQGMVLADAFSYENEKGGIEWVSPTEVTVSRDEKGRITKAVDSEGHDLVHSGMTKMSKSKNNGIDPQEMVDKYGADTVRLFMMFASPADMTLEWQESGVEGANRFLKRVWKLVFEHTSKGEVAALDASALNADQKALRREVHKTIAKVGDDIGRRQTFNTAIAAIMELMNRLTKAPQDTDADRAILDEAVKAIVAMLYPITPHISTELWAALGQTDIDNTVWPVADQDAMVEDEKLIIVQVNGKLRAKITVAADAAKESVESMALNDEHVVKHTEGKTVRKVIYVPGKLVNIVAN, encoded by the coding sequence ATGCAAGAACAATACCGTCCACAGGACATCGAGCCTAAAGTTCAGGCCGATTGGGACAAGAACAAAACCTTCGTAGTTCAAGAAGACCCAAGCAAAGAAAAGTTTTATTGCCTTTCCATGTTCCCGTACCCAAGCGGTCGACTACACATGGGTCACGTGCGTAACTACACCATCGGTGACGTCATCTCTCGCTACCAGCGTTTGCAAGGCAAGAATGTGATGCAACCTATCGGTTGGGACGCGTTCGGTCTGCCTGCAGAAAACGCGGCCGTGAAGAACAAGACTGCGCCAGCACCTTGGACATACGAAAATATTGAGTACATGAAGAACCAGCTAAAAATGCTGGGCTTCGGCTACGACTGGGAACGTGAATTCGCGACCTGTACGCCTGAATACTACCGTTGGGAGCAAGAGTTCTTCACCAAGCTTTACGAGAAAGGCTTGGTGTACAAGAAGATGTCTACGGTTAACTGGGACCCTGTAGACCAAACGGTTCTGGCAAACGAACAAGTTGTAGATGGACGCGGTTGGCGTTCAGGTGCAATCGTTGAGCAGAAAGAGATCCCGCAGTGGTTCATCAAAATCACTGAATATGCTCAAGAGCTAATCGACGATCTGGATAACCTGGATGGCTGGCCTGAAATGGTCAAAACCATGCAGCGTAACTGGATTGGTCGCTCTGAAGGTGTTGAACTTAAATTTGAAGTAAAAGGTCAAGCTGACCTTGAAGTTTACACAACACGTCCAGACACGCTAATGGGTGTGACTTATGTAGGTATCGCAGCAGGCCACCCTCTTGCGACAATCGCCGCTGAGACCAACCCAGAGCTTGCAGCATTCATCGAAGAGTGTAAGAACACCAAAGTAGCAGAAGCTGAACTGGCGACAATGGAGAAGAAAGGTATGGCTACTGGCCTTACTGCTATTCACCCATTGAACGGCCGCGAAGTACCTGTTTACGTAGCAAACTTCGTATTGATGGACTACGGTACAGGCGCTGTTATGGCAGTACCTGCACACGACCAGCGCGACTTCGAGTTTGCAACCAAGTACGGCTTGAACATTGAGCCAGTGATCCTGGCAGAAGATGGCAATGCACCAGACATTTCTGAAGCTGCACACACCGAGAAAGGCGCTTTGTTCAACTCGGGTGAGTTCGACGGTCTGAGCTTCGAGCAAGCGTTCGATGCGATTGCAGAGAAGCTGGAATCAGAAGGAAAAGGTCACAAGACAGTGAACTTCCGTCTGCGTGATTGGGGTGTATCTCGTCAACGTTACTGGGGTGCACCAATCCCAATGGTAACCACTGAAGACGGTGAAGTGCATCCAGTGCCAGCTGACCAACTGCCAGTCATCCTGCCAGAAGACGTGGTAATGGACGGCGTAACCAGCCCAATCAAAGCAGACAAGACGTGGGCAGAAACCACCTACAATGGTCAACCAGCACTTCGCGAAACCGACACCTTCGATACCTTTATGGAATCAAGCTGGTACTACGCGCGTTACTGTTCGCCAAAAGCAGACGAAATTCTCGACTCAGAAGCAGCAAACTACTGGCTACCTGTTGACCAGTACATTGGTGGTATCGAGCACGCAGTAATGCACCTGCTTTACTCTCGTTTCTTCCATAAACTGCTGCGCGATGCGGGCTACGTTACATCTGACGAGCCATTTAAGCGCCTGCTGTGTCAAGGCATGGTACTGGCTGATGCTTTCTCTTACGAAAACGAGAAAGGCGGCATTGAGTGGGTTTCTCCAACTGAAGTAACCGTTAGCCGTGACGAAAAGGGCCGCATCACTAAGGCTGTCGATAGCGAAGGCCACGACCTTGTTCACTCAGGCATGACCAAAATGTCTAAGTCGAAGAACAACGGTATCGACCCACAAGAGATGGTTGATAAGTACGGTGCTGACACCGTGCGTCTGTTCATGATGTTTGCATCACCAGCAGACATGACCCTTGAGTGGCAAGAGTCTGGCGTTGAAGGTGCTAACCGCTTCCTGAAACGTGTTTGGAAACTGGTATTCGAACACACTTCGAAAGGTGAAGTGGCTGCGCTGGATGCATCAGCACTGAACGCTGATCAGAAAGCACTGCGTCGTGAAGTTCACAAGACTATCGCGAAAGTGGGCGATGACATCGGCCGCCGTCAGACCTTCAACACCGCGATCGCTGCGATCATGGAACTGATGAACCGTCTGACCAAAGCACCTCAAGACACTGATGCTGACCGCGCTATTCTGGATGAAGCAGTGAAAGCGATTGTTGCGATGCTTTACCCAATCACTCCGCACATCAGCACTGAGCTGTGGGCTGCACTGGGTCAAACTGACATCGACAATACGGTATGGCCGGTTGCTGACCAAGACGCCATGGTGGAAGACGAGAAGCTGATCATCGTTCAGGTGAATGGCAAGCTTCGCGCGAAAATCACCGTTGCAGCAGACGCAGCTAAAGAATCAGTAGAATCGATGGCGCTAAACGACGAACACGTTGTGAAGCACACCGAGGGTAAAACCGTACGCAAAGTGATTTACGTACCGGGCAAACTGGTTAACATCGTTGCTAACTAA
- the lptE gene encoding LPS assembly lipoprotein LptE: MKSIFRSLRTLLVVVAALATASCGFHLRGSYNLPDEIQKLSVTSFDKYGKLTREMKTQLRLHDIDVIPPAQTISNLHLKGESYGESTLSLYQNSRVAEKQFAYTVSYSVTVPEKGSYNFSTSLSRTYLDNPLTALAKSVEEEMLAQEMRVEATKQIMRQLARLNAHIEAFERKEAEEKALRELYQGVDEEKSSMTIETRFDGKDDETRGKPLSSFTTSGEESTE, encoded by the coding sequence GTGAAATCGATCTTTCGCTCTCTCCGAACCCTGCTAGTCGTGGTGGCCGCTTTGGCCACCGCTTCTTGCGGATTCCATCTTCGTGGCAGCTACAACCTGCCAGACGAAATCCAGAAACTGTCAGTCACCAGTTTCGATAAATACGGCAAACTCACCCGTGAAATGAAGACTCAACTCCGTCTTCATGACATTGATGTCATCCCGCCAGCCCAAACCATTTCTAACCTGCACCTGAAAGGCGAAAGCTATGGTGAAAGCACCTTGTCGCTTTACCAGAACAGCCGCGTAGCGGAAAAGCAATTTGCTTATACCGTCAGCTACTCAGTGACAGTGCCGGAAAAAGGCAGCTACAACTTCTCGACATCTCTTAGCCGCACCTACCTTGATAACCCATTGACCGCCTTGGCGAAGTCAGTGGAAGAGGAAATGCTGGCGCAGGAAATGCGCGTTGAAGCAACCAAACAGATCATGCGACAGCTTGCCCGTCTGAATGCGCACATCGAAGCCTTCGAGCGCAAAGAAGCGGAAGAAAAAGCACTGCGTGAACTGTATCAGGGTGTGGACGAAGAAAAGTCCTCAATGACCATCGAAACCCGTTTCGATGGCAAAGATGACGAAACCCGCGGAAAGCCTCTGTCGAGCTTCACCACCAGCGGTGAAGAAAGCACAGAATGA
- the holA gene encoding DNA polymerase III subunit delta → MRIYPEQLTQRLDQGLCQTYLIFGNEPLLKEESKQSIIDVAQKQGFDEKHRFVIDNQLNWQDVYDVCQALSLFASRQTIFLALPENPLTTAQANALKELQPMLHQDLVLILDGPRLNKKQESAKWFTSFQANGLYVPCNTPDGRQLPRFIENRCHSLGLHPDHESVMLLAQWHEGNLLALSQSLMKLQLLYPDGELTLPRLQDALSRHNHYTPFQLTDALIEGRAKRAVRIVRQLEAEGVEITILLRVIQKELIQLCKMQEYGASGMGLSKIFDHFRVWQTRRPAMTAALHRLTLPTLMHLLQSLAAIEVMVKTDFDSQPWPALSAFCLEMCGHPLPLSPVN, encoded by the coding sequence ATGAGGATCTACCCAGAGCAACTGACACAGCGTCTTGATCAGGGGCTGTGTCAGACCTATCTCATCTTCGGCAACGAGCCGCTGCTGAAAGAAGAATCCAAGCAAAGCATCATTGATGTCGCCCAAAAACAGGGCTTCGATGAGAAGCATCGCTTCGTCATTGATAACCAGCTCAACTGGCAGGATGTTTATGACGTTTGTCAGGCACTGAGCCTGTTCGCCAGCCGACAAACCATCTTTCTGGCACTGCCTGAAAACCCGCTGACCACGGCTCAAGCCAATGCACTGAAAGAACTGCAGCCTATGCTGCATCAGGATTTGGTTTTGATCCTCGATGGCCCTCGCCTGAACAAAAAACAGGAATCAGCCAAGTGGTTCACCAGTTTCCAGGCAAACGGTTTGTATGTGCCATGCAACACACCTGATGGCAGACAGCTGCCACGATTCATAGAGAATCGCTGTCACAGTCTGGGACTGCATCCGGATCACGAGTCTGTGATGCTTCTGGCACAATGGCATGAAGGTAACCTTCTGGCACTGTCGCAAAGCCTGATGAAGCTTCAACTGCTCTATCCAGACGGTGAACTGACACTGCCAAGGCTTCAGGATGCCTTATCACGTCACAACCACTACACGCCATTCCAGCTCACCGACGCACTGATTGAAGGCAGAGCCAAGCGCGCTGTTCGTATCGTTCGTCAGCTTGAAGCAGAAGGCGTGGAAATCACCATTTTGCTGCGGGTTATCCAAAAAGAGTTAATCCAGCTATGTAAAATGCAGGAGTACGGCGCGTCTGGTATGGGTCTCAGCAAAATCTTTGACCATTTCCGGGTCTGGCAAACACGCCGCCCAGCCATGACTGCGGCGCTTCACCGTTTGACGTTGCCAACGCTGATGCACCTTCTGCAAAGCCTTGCAGCCATCGAAGTGATGGTAAAAACCGACTTCGACAGCCAACCTTGGCCAGCACTTTCAGCGTTTTGTCTTGAGATGTGTGGTCATCCGCTTCCGCTGTCACCTGTCAACTGA
- the rsfS gene encoding ribosome silencing factor translates to MLPEQLQDFVVDKADDMKAADIVTLDVREKSSITDFMVLCTGNSKRHVSSIAEHVADEARAANVDTLGMEGENEGEWVVLDLGDVMLHIMQDEQRQLYQLEKLWN, encoded by the coding sequence TTGCTTCCGGAACAACTTCAAGACTTTGTTGTCGATAAAGCAGATGATATGAAAGCCGCAGACATCGTGACGCTCGATGTCCGCGAAAAGAGCAGCATTACCGATTTCATGGTGCTATGCACCGGTAACTCAAAACGCCATGTCTCTTCCATTGCAGAGCACGTCGCTGATGAAGCGCGCGCAGCTAACGTTGATACCTTGGGTATGGAAGGTGAAAACGAAGGCGAATGGGTGGTACTGGATCTCGGTGATGTGATGCTTCATATCATGCAAGATGAACAACGTCAGTTGTACCAGCTAGAAAAGCTGTGGAACTGA
- the rlmH gene encoding 23S rRNA (pseudouridine(1915)-N(3))-methyltransferase RlmH, producing the protein MKLQLIAVGTKMPKWVEEGYKEYSRRFPKDMPLELVEIPAGKRGKNADIPRILQKEGEAMLAAVPKGNRIVTLDIPGKRWDTEQLAGQLESWKLDARDVSILIGGPEGLSPACKAAADQSWSLSPLTLPHPLVRVVMAESLYRAWSITANHPYHRE; encoded by the coding sequence ATGAAGTTACAACTGATTGCGGTCGGTACAAAGATGCCGAAATGGGTTGAGGAAGGCTACAAAGAATACAGTCGCCGCTTCCCAAAAGACATGCCACTGGAACTGGTAGAAATCCCAGCAGGTAAGCGCGGCAAAAATGCCGACATTCCGCGCATTCTGCAAAAAGAAGGGGAAGCCATGTTGGCCGCCGTTCCAAAGGGTAACCGCATCGTGACGCTGGATATTCCGGGCAAGCGCTGGGACACAGAACAACTGGCAGGTCAGCTGGAGAGCTGGAAGCTGGATGCTCGTGACGTGTCTATTCTGATTGGAGGCCCTGAAGGCCTGTCGCCGGCTTGTAAAGCGGCTGCTGACCAAAGCTGGTCATTGTCTCCGTTGACACTTCCTCACCCGCTGGTACGTGTGGTGATGGCTGAAAGTCTCTACCGCGCCTGGAGCATCACAGCAAATCACCCTTATCACCGGGAATAA
- the mrdA gene encoding penicillin-binding protein 2: MKHKRSPIRDHQAESSLFFRRAVVAFGGILVLVGVLLLNLYNIQVEDHDDYITRSNDNRIKVVPVAPNRGLVYDRNGKLLAENRPVYALEITPEQVKDIPGTIASLQELLPISENEIRAFERDKKRTRRFNAVTLKNQMTEEEVAIFSANQHKFPGVEIKGYLKRYYPYGDALTHVLGYVAKINDKDINRLDREGVLNNYKATRDIGKLGIERFYESELHGTAGYQEVEVNSRGRIIRTLKYVPPEPGKDLVLNLDVDLQLYIRSILGDRRGAVVVLDPKDSSVLAMVSTPSYDPNLFVHGISGKNYRKLLNDKNRPLVNRATLGIYPPASTVKPFIAVAALEEKAITLNTTRNDPGYWRLPNSTSRPFRDWLAWGHGRVNIVQSIEESVDTFFYQIAYDLGIDKLSTWMSRFGFGDYTGIDIHEESKANMPTREWKMARHRQPWYKGDTIPVGIGQGYWTATPMQIAKATSVLVNRGEVNPPHLLQRMENEGVMEVAPFSPYPPIVNVDEKYWDAALEGMRLVNHGKKGTARRAFANAEYVTGGKSGTAQVFGLGEDEEYNADEIAEHLRDHALYTGFAPFDDPEVIVSMVLENAGGGSSNGAPIARRIFDHMLVDGYKDKKNADKKEEQVQ; encoded by the coding sequence ATGAAGCACAAGCGTAGTCCTATACGCGATCATCAGGCCGAGTCTTCCCTCTTTTTCCGCCGGGCCGTTGTGGCTTTCGGTGGCATTCTCGTTCTCGTCGGCGTCCTGCTTCTTAACCTGTATAACATTCAGGTGGAAGATCATGATGATTACATCACCCGCTCCAATGACAACCGCATCAAAGTCGTTCCTGTTGCGCCAAACCGAGGGTTGGTTTACGACCGCAATGGCAAATTGCTCGCGGAAAACCGCCCTGTTTATGCATTGGAAATTACACCCGAGCAGGTGAAAGATATTCCCGGTACCATCGCCAGCTTGCAGGAATTACTCCCGATTTCTGAAAACGAAATCCGGGCATTTGAGCGTGACAAGAAACGCACCCGCCGTTTCAACGCCGTCACCCTGAAAAACCAGATGACGGAAGAGGAAGTGGCCATTTTCTCTGCCAATCAGCACAAGTTCCCCGGCGTAGAGATTAAGGGCTACCTCAAGCGTTACTACCCCTATGGTGACGCGTTAACCCATGTCTTGGGCTACGTGGCGAAAATCAACGATAAAGACATAAACCGTCTTGATCGTGAAGGAGTGCTAAACAACTACAAAGCGACCCGTGATATCGGCAAACTCGGCATTGAAAGATTTTATGAATCGGAGTTGCACGGCACCGCTGGGTATCAGGAAGTCGAAGTCAACAGCCGTGGACGTATTATCCGCACGCTGAAGTACGTGCCACCAGAGCCGGGGAAAGATCTGGTATTGAACCTGGATGTCGATCTGCAACTGTACATCCGATCTATACTCGGCGATCGCCGTGGCGCAGTTGTGGTGCTCGATCCGAAAGACTCTTCAGTGCTAGCGATGGTTTCCACGCCAAGTTATGACCCGAATCTGTTCGTTCACGGTATCTCCGGCAAAAATTACCGCAAATTGCTCAATGACAAAAACCGTCCGTTGGTGAATCGCGCCACCTTGGGTATCTATCCACCCGCATCGACGGTCAAGCCTTTCATTGCTGTTGCGGCACTGGAAGAAAAAGCCATCACGCTGAACACCACGCGAAACGACCCGGGTTACTGGCGCTTGCCGAACTCAACCTCACGTCCTTTCCGTGACTGGCTCGCATGGGGTCATGGTCGGGTGAATATCGTTCAATCGATTGAAGAGTCGGTGGATACTTTCTTCTATCAAATTGCCTATGACTTGGGCATCGATAAGCTATCTACTTGGATGAGCCGCTTTGGTTTCGGTGATTACACCGGTATCGACATCCATGAAGAAAGCAAAGCCAACATGCCAACCCGCGAATGGAAAATGGCACGTCATCGCCAGCCTTGGTACAAGGGTGACACCATTCCCGTCGGTATTGGCCAAGGTTATTGGACAGCGACCCCGATGCAAATAGCGAAAGCGACCTCAGTGTTGGTCAACCGTGGTGAAGTCAATCCGCCTCATTTGCTCCAGCGCATGGAGAACGAAGGCGTCATGGAAGTGGCACCATTTTCTCCGTACCCACCGATTGTTAACGTGGATGAGAAATACTGGGATGCAGCCTTAGAAGGCATGCGTCTAGTCAACCACGGCAAGAAAGGGACGGCTCGCCGCGCTTTTGCTAACGCTGAGTATGTGACTGGCGGTAAGTCAGGCACAGCGCAGGTCTTTGGTTTGGGTGAAGACGAAGAATACAATGCGGATGAAATCGCTGAACACCTTCGTGACCACGCGCTCTATACCGGCTTCGCACCATTTGATGATCCAGAAGTGATTGTCTCTATGGTGTTGGAAAACGCAGGTGGCGGTTCAAGTAACGGCGCTCCTATCGCCCGTCGTATCTTCGACCATATGCTGGTTGATGGCTACAAAGACAAAAAGAACGCAGATAAGAAGGAGGAGCAAGTCCAATGA
- the mrdB gene encoding peptidoglycan glycosyltransferase MrdB (rod shape-determining protein RodA): MSLFASTGQKKTVFERLHIDLPLLLGILALMGFGLMVMWSASGQSVAMMERQVFRIFLSLGVMFVLAQISPRHYEFWAPYLYVTGILMLIAVLLFGETAKGAQRWLDLGVVTFQPSELIKLAVPLMVARFIGKEPLPPRFQTLIIGLVMVFVPTILIAKQPDLGTSILIAASGIFVLFLSGISWRIILGAGTLVAAFIPVLWFFLMREYQRVRVRTLFDPESDPLGAGYHIIQSKIAIGSGGIAGKGWLQGTQSQLEFLPERHTDFIFAVIAEEWGMIGVACLLALYLFIIGRGLLIASRAQTAFGRMMAGSIVLSFFVYVFVNIGMVSGILPVVGVPLPLVSYGGTSMVTLMAGFGILMSIHTHRKMLSKAL, encoded by the coding sequence ATGAGCTTGTTTGCATCAACTGGTCAGAAGAAGACTGTGTTTGAGCGGTTGCACATAGACTTGCCTCTTTTGCTCGGCATCCTTGCACTGATGGGATTTGGCCTGATGGTGATGTGGAGTGCCAGTGGCCAGAGCGTTGCTATGATGGAACGTCAGGTCTTCCGGATCTTTCTTTCGCTGGGCGTGATGTTTGTGCTCGCCCAAATCTCTCCCCGACATTACGAGTTTTGGGCTCCCTATCTGTATGTGACGGGGATTCTGATGCTCATTGCCGTGCTTTTGTTTGGTGAAACTGCCAAAGGCGCGCAGCGTTGGCTGGATTTAGGGGTTGTCACCTTCCAGCCATCAGAATTAATCAAACTTGCCGTACCATTAATGGTGGCACGCTTTATCGGTAAAGAGCCTCTACCACCGCGTTTTCAAACCCTGATTATTGGTTTGGTGATGGTCTTTGTTCCCACCATTCTCATTGCCAAACAGCCAGATTTAGGAACCTCAATCTTGATTGCGGCATCAGGTATTTTTGTTCTGTTTCTGTCCGGCATCAGTTGGCGAATCATCTTAGGAGCCGGTACTTTGGTAGCCGCGTTCATCCCAGTGCTTTGGTTCTTCCTGATGCGCGAATACCAACGTGTCCGCGTTCGCACCCTGTTTGATCCAGAATCCGACCCATTGGGCGCGGGTTACCACATCATTCAATCAAAAATTGCCATTGGTTCCGGGGGCATTGCCGGTAAAGGGTGGCTTCAAGGCACACAATCTCAGTTGGAGTTCCTGCCAGAGCGCCATACCGACTTTATCTTCGCCGTTATTGCTGAAGAATGGGGAATGATTGGTGTCGCATGCTTGCTGGCGCTTTACCTTTTCATCATCGGCCGTGGCCTGTTAATTGCCAGCCGCGCGCAAACAGCATTTGGGCGTATGATGGCAGGCAGTATTGTGCTTAGCTTCTTTGTATATGTTTTCGTTAACATCGGGATGGTAAGCGGGATCTTACCCGTTGTTGGTGTTCCCCTGCCCCTTGTCAGTTATGGCGGCACCTCAATGGTGACTTTGATGGCAGGTTTCGGCATCTTAATGTCTATCCATACTCATAGAAAAATGCTTTCTAAGGCTCTGTAA
- a CDS encoding septal ring lytic transglycosylase RlpA family protein: MKKILVITALVLSGCATQSDDRYSLEHDKAPEAIPTLDHVEDAQPRYEPYSRAGNKDYTVLGESYKVIKDPEDYTGEGIASWYGKKFHGHKTSNGEIYDMFSMSAAHKTLPLPSYVEVENTANGKKAIVRVNDRGPFHEGRIIDLSYAAASKLDILKTGTAPVKVTLLKVDKPQDNNEWQGARLNRYFVQLVAISSQDKAKQAADTFQKQFELPTNIHQSGSVYRVRLGPFYDYDQTQKAALLAREQQINEAFVVVEPITDEPGKNSGVSN; this comes from the coding sequence ATGAAAAAAATATTGGTGATTACTGCTCTCGTACTTTCCGGCTGTGCCACGCAAAGCGATGACCGCTACAGTCTGGAGCACGATAAAGCGCCGGAAGCGATTCCAACGCTGGATCATGTCGAGGATGCACAACCACGATACGAACCTTACAGCCGAGCCGGTAACAAGGACTACACCGTCCTTGGTGAGAGTTATAAGGTGATCAAAGACCCTGAGGATTACACTGGGGAGGGCATTGCATCTTGGTATGGCAAGAAGTTCCACGGCCATAAAACGTCAAATGGCGAGATTTACGACATGTTCTCCATGTCCGCTGCCCACAAAACGCTGCCACTGCCTAGCTATGTAGAAGTAGAAAACACCGCTAATGGCAAAAAAGCCATTGTCCGCGTCAATGACCGTGGTCCTTTCCATGAAGGGCGCATTATTGACCTGAGCTATGCAGCGGCATCCAAGCTGGACATTCTGAAAACCGGGACGGCACCTGTAAAAGTGACGCTACTCAAGGTTGATAAACCTCAAGACAATAATGAGTGGCAAGGTGCACGCCTAAACCGCTATTTTGTACAACTGGTCGCGATATCCAGTCAGGACAAAGCGAAGCAGGCTGCTGACACTTTCCAAAAGCAGTTTGAACTGCCAACGAATATCCACCAATCAGGCAGCGTTTATCGTGTGCGTTTAGGGCCATTTTACGACTACGACCAGACACAAAAAGCCGCATTGCTTGCCAGAGAACAGCAAATAAATGAGGCATTCGTCGTTGTTGAGCCAATTACCGATGAACCGGGCAAGAATTCGGGTGTCAGTAATTAG